The following proteins come from a genomic window of Populus alba chromosome 12, ASM523922v2, whole genome shotgun sequence:
- the LOC118058035 gene encoding receptor-like protein Cf-9 homolog has product MGFSLCLSQSLSLFLFLFHFHSTISSPLSSNYSSSSSHLCAHHQSLSLLQFKQSFSINSSALSEYYCQYPFPKTESWKEGTDCCLWDGVTCDLKTGHVTGLDLSCSMLYGTLRPNNSLFSLHNLQQLDLSFNDFNTSHISSRFGHFSSLTHLNLSGSDLAGQVPLEVSHLSKLVSLDLSSNYGLSLEPICFDKLVRNLTKLRELYLSRVNMSLVVPDSLMNLSSSLSSLKLKGCGLQGKFPSSMGRFKHLQYLDLGWNSLTGSIPYDFEQLTELVSLCLSKNFYLSLEPISFDKIVQNLTKLREVNLAFVNMSLVASNSLTNLSSSLSSLSLSNCGLQGKFPGNIFLLPNLESLYLSSNEGLTGSFPSSNLSNVLSLLDLSNTRISVYLENDLISNLKSLKYMSLSNCNIIRSDLALLGSLTQLIYLDLSSNNFIGEIPSSIGNNTLSNLQYLYLFDNFFNGTIPSFLFALPSLQYLDLHNNNLIGSISEFQHDSLVYLHLSKNYLHGTIPSSIFKQENLEALLLVSNSKLTGEISSSICKLRFLEVLDLSDNSLSGSIPLCLGNFSSKLSVLHLGMNNLQGTIPSTFSKGNSLEYLDLNGNELEGEISPSIINCTMLEVLDLGNNKIEGTFPYFLEMLSKLQILVLKSNKLQGFVKGPTAYNSFFKLWIFDISGNNFSGPLPTRYFNTLEAMMTSDKNMIYLNSTNHIVCVHSIEMTWKGVEIVFPRIRSTIRILDLSSNSFTGEIPKVIGKLKALQQLNLSHNFLTGHIQSSLGNLTNLESLDLSSNLLTGRIPMQMAYLTFLSTLNLSHNQLEGPIPSGKQFNTFDARSFEGNSGLCGFQVLKECYGDEAPSLPPSSFNEGDDSTLFEEGFGWKAVTIGYGCGFVFGVATGYVVCRTKKPSWFLRMVEDKWKLKSKNTKKNFRRYGARRN; this is encoded by the coding sequence ATGGGGTTTTCGCTTTGCctctctcaatctctctctctctttctgtttctcttccatttccacTCAACAATTTCATCTCCACTCTCCTCAAATTACTCCTCTTCGTCTTCTCATTTGTGTGCTCATCACCaatctctttctctccttcAATTCAAACAATCCTTTTCCATTAATAGTTCTGCTTTATCGGAGTACTATTGTCAATATCCCTTTCCAAAAACAGAGTCATGGAAAGAGGGCACAGACTGCTGCTTGTGGGATGGAGTCACTTGTGACCTGAAAACCGGGCATGTCACTGGACTGGACCTCTCCTGCAGCATGCTTTACGGCACCCTCCGTCCCAAtaattctctcttctctctccataATCTTCAGCAGCTCGACCTCTCTTTCAATGATTTCAACACCTCCCATATTTCTTCTCGATTTGGCCACTTCTCCAGTCTAACACATCTTAACCTAAGTGGTTCAGATCTTGCAGGCCAAGTTCCATTAGAAGTCTCTCACCTCTCTAAATTGGTTTCACTTGATCTCTCTAGCAACTACGGTCTAAGTCTAGAACCAATTTGTTTTGACAAGCTTGTTCGAAACCTAACCAAGCTTAGAGAACTCTATCTGAGTAGGGTAAACATGTCACTAGTTGTTCCTGATTCCTTGATGAATCTgtcttcttctctgtcatcaCTCAAACTCAAAGGCTGTGGATTGCAAGGAAAATTCCCATCCTCAATGGGAAGATTTAAGCACCTCCAGTACCTGGATCTTGGATGGAACAGTCTTACTGGTTCAATTCCATATGATTTTGAGCAGCTCACTGAGTTGGTATCACTTTGTCTCTCAAAAAACTTCTATCTAAGTCTAGAGccaatttcttttgacaagATTGTTCAAAACCTAACCAAGCTAAGAGAAGTCAATTTGGCTTTTGTAAATATGTCTTTGGTTGCATCTAATTCCTTGACGAATCTGTCCTCTTCTTTGTCATCTCTCTCCCTCAGTAACTGTGGATTGCAGGGGAAATTCCCGGGTAACATCTTTCTCCTACCAAACCTTGAATCACTCTATTTGTCATCCAACGAAGGCCTCACTGGCTCTTTTCCTTCGTCCAATTTGAGTAATGTCCTCTCTCTGTTGGATCTTTCTAATACAAGAATTTCggtttatttagaaaatgacTTAATCAGTAATCTAAAGTCATTAAAATATATGTCTCTTAGTAATTGTAACATTATAAGGTCAGATCTAGCCCTGCTTGGTAGTCTCACACAGCTAATCTATTTAGACCTTTCAAGTAATAATTTTATAGGTGAAATCCCATCGTCAATTGGAAATAATACCCTttcaaatctacaatatttatatttatttgataacttTTTCAATGGAACAATACCATCCTTTTTGTTTGCTCTTCCTTCTTTACAATATCTTGACCTTCATAACAATAATCTCATAGGCAGTATAAGTGAATTCCAACACGATTCATTGGTATACCTTCATTTGAGCAAGAACTACTTGCATGGTACAATCCCAagttcaattttcaaacaagagaaCTTGGAAGCCCTCCTTCTTGTGTCCAATAGTAAATTGACAGGTGAGATATCTTCTTCTATTTGCAAGCTGAGATTCCTTGAGGTCCTGGACTTGTCCGACAACAGCTTGAGTGGTTCTATACCATTATGTTTGGGGAACTTCAGCAGCAAGCTCTCAGTATTGCATCTAGGTATGAACAATCTTCAAGGCACTATCCCTTCAACATTTTCAAAGGGTAATAGCTTGGAATATCTCGACCTCAATGGAAATGAATTAGAAGGGGAAATATCACCATCTATCATCAACTGCACAATGTTGGaagttcttgatcttggcaacaATAAGATTGAGGGTACATTTCCCTACTTTCTAGAAATGCTTTCAAAGCTCCAAATTCTTGTCCTAAAATCCAATAAACTCCAAGGTTTTGTGAAGGGTCCGACTGCATATAATTCCTTCTTTAAATTATGGATTTTTGACATCTCCGGCAATAATTTTAGTGGGCCGTTGCCAacaaggtattttaatactCTTGAAGCAATGATGACCtcagataaaaacatgatttacctTAACTCGACAAATCACATTGTTTGTGTCCATTCCATAGAAATGACATGGAAAGGTGTAGAAATTGTGTTTCCGAGGATCCGAAGTACCATCAGAATACTAGATTTGTCAAGTAACAGTTTTACCGGAGAGATTCCAAAGGTGATCGGGAAGCTTAAAGCACTACAACAACTCAACCTCTCTCATAATTTCCTTACAGGTCATATCCAATCATCATTGGGAAATTTGACCAATTTGGAATCATTAGACCTATCTTCAAATTTGCTTACAGGAAGGATTCCAATGCAGATGGCATATCTAACATTTCTTTCAACCCTAAACCTTTCACATAACCAGCTGGAGGGGCCCATACCAAGTGGAAAGCAATTCAACACCTTTGATGCAAGATCATTTGAAGGAAACTCGGGTTTATGTGGCTTTCAAGTACTAAAAGAATGCTATGGTGACGAGGCACCATCATTGCCGCCATCAAGCTTTAATGAAGGAGATGATTCAACATTGTTTGAAGAAGgatttggatggaaagctgtGACAATAGGGTATGGATGCGGGTTTGTGTTTGGAGTTGCAACGGGATACGTTGTGTGTAGAACAAAAAAACCTTCATGGTTTCTTAGGATGGTTGAAGATAAATGGAAACTCAAGAGCAAAAACACAAAGAAGAATTTCCGCAGATATGGTGCTAGAAGAAACTAA